GTCAAACTCAGACGGTCGGCGCCAACCGACTGTTTTCCTTTAAAGCGAAAGAATTCCAAAGGCCTCGGTGACAGTAGCCTCCgttcccttccttctttcgtaTCTCTCCGCGTATACTCTGTTACCtgacttttatatctttcgagGGACTACGAACGTATTTACGATGGTCCACGATCTTTTCCGAccatcctttcctttctttctttcactccgAGCTCGGAATATTTCTATCCGGTGGCTTTCGAAAGAGAACTATTGCGTTGTTTCGAGCTCGCAACGATTTTCTTCCCGTCTCGGAGCTTCCATCGGTGATCATCGAGCTTGGCTCTCTCGAACGTTTGCGAGGGAATGAATACAGAGTGGAAGAGCCGGTTCTTCGCGAGTCGAACGTTGAATCGCGCATTCCGCCACTATTACTCTCTATTGTCGAGTTCGTTGTCGAGACTAGAAGAGACATACGGATCGTAGAAATTAATCTGAGAGCGTAACTCGTTGACCCGCCTTAAGATTCCATATCTAAATTGCGATCTacgtaacatttatttataaggaTCGCAATACGATCCTCGTGTTTGTATCCCAGTGCCGTATTCGTTCGCGTTGTTTTCGATTATCGAGTAAATATTACGTAAATCGTACCaatcgtatacgtatacgattTCGCTCTTAAACTAACGATAGGTCTTGCGtaatatgtattttgtttataatcctcgccgtcgtcgtcgtcgtcgtcgtcgtcgtctgtcgtttgaaaattaataagaaattgtatttaatgcaattaaaaagtattaccTTGCAACGCGGTATAAACGATAAACGCATAGTCAGAAACGCCGAGTACGTTTCGCTCGACGAACGACAAACGTAATTTTAAACGCGATAGCGCTTTAACGGGGAAGGTAATTAGCAAAGCGATCTGCGAGTGCCAAAGTCCATCGACGATTCTCTTTCGCTTCTTGCGAAGGAAAGGAGCTGCTGCGTCGGCGTCTGAGACAAAGCAAATATGTTTTTCTTGGAAGGTGGAACGAGAGATGCAAATATGTGTGCGCCGATAAGGAACGAGCCGATAAGGAAAGTTAGAACGCATTCTCCTAAAGAGAGGTAGCAAGagacattttctttcgaaacgcAATATCGAGGGACTAACGCACTCTCGGataactttttctattttattaatttatctatcgCACTTCGTCTTTTCGATCGAGGAGGAAAGattcgtgtttctttttataacgaaaTGTATGCATAAAGGCTAGACATTAAACGCGCCCTGTCGCTTAATTGCGAACAGCTTGACGGTAGCAGAACGTTACGTAAATGCCAATTacgatgtaaaaatatttataagacgAAACGAGAACGACGATGTAGCGCGTTAGCTCTACTTCGAGAAGGGATCGAAGAATAACTCTTTGCCGATTTTCAACGAGTATTCTTCTTTCCTATTcgttctcatttcttttttcttttctcaatcgGTTGAAAAAGCCGTCGAGCTCACGCCATTCCGTTCGATCTTAACCAACTTTCAGTGACTGAGAAACGGACACCGAGGATCATCGACACAGCTCCCGTGTACGAGGAACGAAGGCGATTCGTCATTCGAGACGTTACGTTTCGCAAGTTTGCCTCGACCACGATGGCATATCGGTCTCTATCGTTCCAAGTAAGACAGCCGGTTAATACGGCTTATCTCGAGATTCGAAGGAATATGATTCGTTCGAGATTTTTGAAGTAGACTCTTCGAATCGTTTCGAAAATATCGCAGTGGAAGATTTACGGTGGTATCTTTGGACAGGAGAAAAGACGGAAGAGGggtgtagagagagagagagaagggggggGAGACCACCTGTGCTCGCGGCCAACGCCGACACAGGGGTAACTTTACCTGCTCGTAGGACTTGGAACTGTCGAGATTTTTGAAGGTTCGAACAAAGGGTCCAGCTGCTCTCCGTCGGCTCTATATTTTTGATACCACCTCTGCGTCAACCTACCTTTTCCATCTCCGTGTAAGGCTTCCTGCAGTTATTTACCGTCAAACACTTTTCTACCTGGCGAGCTTCTTTGTCCAACCGGctcgaaaataacaaaataaattaaatttttatcaagatACGCCGATCGATCGAGTATTTTCCCCTTGATTTCGTTATTTCGATTAAAGCGAGAAGCACGATCGATAAAGGTAAACGAATCATAATGCACCTAAAGTCGAGTCATCTAAATTGATAAGGAGTACGTGATCATTGATATCGTTCATCGTATTCGTCGACTCGATATTACGTAGCGTCGTTGAACGTTTCTGAAATCGTCGAGAAAACGCGAAAGCGTTCCCACGAAACGGATGAAATTTCATCGATACCACGATACACGTACCAGCTgtatttcttctatctctctttttttaagaacatcaaataaattatcgcCATATTGCTTAACGACGAGCGCAAAACAGATAGCATCTTATCGAAATCGTTCTTTCGTGTATTATCagtttcttattattgttattatttttttctttttttttttttttctttacatgcTCGGACGTACGTCAATAGTCACATCGTTTATACTTTCCCAAGAGAATCTAGTATTTTTCGCACAACAAAATCAACTTTTATCTTATCTCCTTTGGCAAACGCAATTTGAGATCGTAcgatctctttaaaaaaaataagacacACAGAAAGGAGAAATATGAAAGGTTTAACGAGCTTTGCTCCCTCCGATCGACGCTAGTACATAGTTGATATGAAATCTATCGCGCgtaaaaaaacggaaaaaaaggatagcCTTTCTTCTTCGGTAATTCGAAGCTTCATCCTTCGGGGTGCTTCTTCCCATagtcttctatttctttcctttctactcctttctctcgttactaaaagaaaaaagagagaaaaggagataaagtCCAAGATGCTACACTTCCTGCATAACATCTTGCGTTCGATGAAACCTTGATAGGATTATCCCGTAAATCGTGCTGTAAACCGATTAATTTGAACGAGTTCATAAACTATACACTATAAACCGTAAAATCATGATTTTGTACTTGAGCTCTCCAGGAAGTCGTTATTATCGACGTTTCTTATCGTAGCTTCGAGATAACTTGGTGGGTGGCTTTTTCTCTAAACAATGAGTCCGATGTGCTTGCACGCGTAAAACGtacgattaatatattttaatttgttttaacgtttttccttttttcttcgcaggatacgaaacaaaatgaaaattccGGCAGCTTTGCTGCTGACCGTCCTGTGCTTGTTCTTGTCGACAACGAGAACGAGTGCAGCTTTGGCATCAAACTCGAATCTGCCTAATCAACTCCTTCGGGAAGATAGTTTTGCGCCGAGTGAATCGTACAAAGTTAAATATGACACTTCCACAGCCTTTCCGGATGGAGAGGTCCAGAAAATCATATCGTCGGAATACGTGAAATCGTTCGAAGATCCAAAGAAAGTACTGCTTCAGGAGATTCACACTTTGGACGAGGACGCAAATGATCGTCGAGTTAACGTTACCGTCCCTCCAAACGTTAGTAGCTCTTTTTAATATAGGCTCATCGGAGTAATAGCATTAACTTGAAACGTATCTTGGTATACAGATTGCGTATACATATTCGCTATGAATCAAATACATTAACTTTTGTAATTGTACGTTCAGGCTCAGGTAAAGCCGAAGAAAGCGACATCGTCGCTGACAAAAGCTGTCGACGTGAGTgcgaaggagaaaataaacgataaaaaggtATTGGAAGCCGAAGACATGGAATACGTTGGAAATTACAATGGTCAGAGTCCCCACGACAAGAGCGACAAAATTGACGAAGGCGAGAACGCGGACAGCGAATACATCGACGATTACAATGAAGACGATGATATCGACGATGATCTCgaggaagacgacgacgacgacgacgacgatgacgatgatgtcATGACTCATTGTCCCGATTATTGCAAATGCGTCGGACAGTACGTCGCTGCAGTAACCGCAACGTATGTTCAATGTTATTTGTTTATCTAGCGATAAGTAATCGGGAAGGCTGTAAACGTCGAAaggatttttcttcgtttacaTTGAAATATCACGACACACTCTGCTcctttcaaagagaaaaaatattttttttcttcaggtGCACCAAACTCGTGGAACAACAATCTTTTGGCCCTAGCATAGCCAGTCTGCGATTCGAGAACACCGGAGAGATTCGTCTTGGTCCGCACGCATTAAAATCCCGTGGATTGCAACAGCTGGAGAATATAAAGATCACGGACACTCGTATCGTCGATCTCGATCGTACGGCCTTCGACGGTATCTCGTTCCTCTTCGCCGTCAATCTGACACGGAACGCGCTTCAGGACATTCATCCCCATACCTTTCAGAATAATTCGCAACTGAGTCTATTGACCATTTCCGGAAATCCCTTGAAACACAGTCAATATTTCAAAGGGACGAAACATTATCTTTTCGACGCACCTACCGTCACCGAGCTCGTCTTTTCTAACAACGGTGTACCTAAATTGCCACGTACGGCTTTTCAAAAGATGCAGAGCCTAGCCTATATCAATCTGAGTGGAAACAGACTGAAGGAAATCGAAAAGACCCTCTTTGATCCGTTGAACGCCTTGCTCGACTTGAATTTGTCCAATAACTTGTTGAACGAGATCCCTGTCGAGCTCTTCGATAACAATGGCTTGGAGACCCTTCGTGTCTCTGGTAAGTTTCTCGTACCAAACTACCTCACTCGATTTGATCTATCGTCGGAAGATCGTAGTTTCTAGTAGGTAAAACAAAATGACGTTGATTTTCTTGGTCCGTTTTAGGAAACAATTTATCGACTCTAGCTATCATAAGAGCTTCCAAATTGACAACGTTGGAGGCAGCCAGAAACAAAATTAAGGTTATAGCGAAAGACGATTTATCGGGTGTGCCGCTTTTGGATCAACTCGTTGTTAGCTCGAATGGAATGAAACGAATACATCAACACGCGTTCATGAATCTCGACCAGTTGATCTATCTCGATGTCAGCGATAACAAATTGACTTCTTGGACCGAACATCATCTCAGGACTAATCCGAGATTGCAGATCTTGTTAATGAACAATAATCCTGATTTAGGAAGCTTGCCTGTTTTCAAAACTACTGGTCTTGAATATGACACATACAGGTGATTATCATTGtctcgaaatattatttgctTCTTCATTAATGCGTTATCGTTCTTAGCACTTATCGTTTGGAATGCTCGAATTGTGGTTTGGAGCGATTGGAGCCTCAAACATTCGACGAGATGCCAGCTTTAACCAAACTGAATTTATCCAAAAATCGTCTTACCAGTTTACCTAACGGTCTTTTCAAGTTACTGACTTCTCTTCGAGAGCTGGATCTCTCAGAGAACCTCGTAGAAACTTTAGATGCAAATATGTTCCGTGGTGCTATATCCTTGATGAAAATTAACCTCTCTGGTAATCCCTTAGTGACTTTGCAAGTTACTCCATTTTTGCTGACGCCTTCGCTTAACAAGCTCGATGTGAGCAGATGCGAGTTGGAAAGAGTCTGGAGCGAGGCTAGAGTTCCATTGGAGAGCCTTAGGTAAGAATCACgaaatattatacttacacTTTAAATGAAGATAACAAATGAGAAAGTCCAAAAATTTAACACGTTCCATTTCTATTGCGGATCGGTTAGATTCTTATCGGTTCGTGGTAATTTACTGCGACGAATCACTTTGGAAGAACTGAAGGCCATGCCGAAACTTTCAGCCTTGGATTTGTCACATAATCCCTTGGACTGCGACGAAGACTTCAATATGGCCGTTCAGTGGTTGACCGATCACGGTATTACACCCACCGAGATACGCACGTAAGATAGAAGCATTCCATTTTTACTGATTCCtcgatcgttccttttttctttctttcttttttttaagtttcctTAAACGCTTCGAC
This window of the Vespula vulgaris chromosome 6, iyVesVulg1.1, whole genome shotgun sequence genome carries:
- the LOC127064573 gene encoding uncharacterized protein LOC127064573 isoform X2: MFFLEGGTRDANMCAPIRNEPIRKVRTHSPKERIRNKMKIPAALLLTVLCLFLSTTRTSAALASNSNLPNQLLREDSFAPSESYKVKYDTSTAFPDGEVQKIISSEYVKSFEDPKKVLLQEIHTLDEDANDRRVNVTVPPNAQVKPKKATSSLTKAVDVSAKEKINDKKVLEAEDMEYVGNYNGQSPHDKSDKIDEGENADSEYIDDYNEDDDIDDDLEEDDDDDDDDDDDVMTHCPDYCKCVGQYVAAVTATCTKLVEQQSFGPSIASLRFENTGEIRLGPHALKSRGLQQLENIKITDTRIVDLDRTAFDGISFLFAVNLTRNALQDIHPHTFQNNSQLSLLTISGNPLKHSQYFKGTKHYLFDAPTVTELVFSNNGVPKLPRTAFQKMQSLAYINLSGNRLKEIEKTLFDPLNALLDLNLSNNLLNEIPVELFDNNGLETLRVSGNNLSTLAIIRASKLTTLEAARNKIKVIAKDDLSGVPLLDQLVVSSNGMKRIHQHAFMNLDQLIYLDVSDNKLTSWTEHHLRTNPRLQILLMNNNPDLGSLPVFKTTGLEYDTYSTYRLECSNCGLERLEPQTFDEMPALTKLNLSKNRLTSLPNGLFKLLTSLRELDLSENLVETLDANMFRGAISLMKINLSGNPLVTLQVTPFLLTPSLNKLDVSRCELERVWSEARVPLESLRFLSVRGNLLRRITLEELKAMPKLSALDLSHNPLDCDEDFNMAVQWLTDHGITPTEIRTHSTYGDNMDYSDSEGITQWKDLAKIVCDGVEDGPPSRTIPTPIKSKVIFPRLLDDAENTNSLLSGDLEDNEDLKTFDHFTQSDDADRAWEENQYTEYGDYVIESSSYRPWYSNALWPILTVIVVTLVILLLITHVAITVAKRRGRSPVIRPPMILRQGLVDNKNCGLVYKPLQEEIATPHMPKRGSFYSSSTFHYDKIVPESV
- the LOC127064573 gene encoding uncharacterized protein LOC127064573 isoform X3, which produces MRPVERIRNKMKIPAALLLTVLCLFLSTTRTSAALASNSNLPNQLLREDSFAPSESYKVKYDTSTAFPDGEVQKIISSEYVKSFEDPKKVLLQEIHTLDEDANDRRVNVTVPPNAQVKPKKATSSLTKAVDVSAKEKINDKKVLEAEDMEYVGNYNGQSPHDKSDKIDEGENADSEYIDDYNEDDDIDDDLEEDDDDDDDDDDDVMTHCPDYCKCVGQYVAAVTATCTKLVEQQSFGPSIASLRFENTGEIRLGPHALKSRGLQQLENIKITDTRIVDLDRTAFDGISFLFAVNLTRNALQDIHPHTFQNNSQLSLLTISGNPLKHSQYFKGTKHYLFDAPTVTELVFSNNGVPKLPRTAFQKMQSLAYINLSGNRLKEIEKTLFDPLNALLDLNLSNNLLNEIPVELFDNNGLETLRVSGNNLSTLAIIRASKLTTLEAARNKIKVIAKDDLSGVPLLDQLVVSSNGMKRIHQHAFMNLDQLIYLDVSDNKLTSWTEHHLRTNPRLQILLMNNNPDLGSLPVFKTTGLEYDTYSTYRLECSNCGLERLEPQTFDEMPALTKLNLSKNRLTSLPNGLFKLLTSLRELDLSENLVETLDANMFRGAISLMKINLSGNPLVTLQVTPFLLTPSLNKLDVSRCELERVWSEARVPLESLRFLSVRGNLLRRITLEELKAMPKLSALDLSHNPLDCDEDFNMAVQWLTDHGITPTEIRTHSTYGDNMDYSDSEGITQWKDLAKIVCDGVEDGPPSRTIPTPIKSKVIFPRLLDDAENTNSLLSGDLEDNEDLKTFDHFTQSDDADRAWEENQYTEYGDYVIESSSYRPWYSNALWPILTVIVVTLVILLLITHVAITVAKRRGRSPVIRPPMILRQGLVDNKNCGLVYKPLQEEIATPHMPKRGSFYSSSTFHYDKIVPESV
- the LOC127064573 gene encoding uncharacterized protein LOC127064573 isoform X1, with amino-acid sequence MLVDRSRGEKKRRIRNKMKIPAALLLTVLCLFLSTTRTSAALASNSNLPNQLLREDSFAPSESYKVKYDTSTAFPDGEVQKIISSEYVKSFEDPKKVLLQEIHTLDEDANDRRVNVTVPPNAQVKPKKATSSLTKAVDVSAKEKINDKKVLEAEDMEYVGNYNGQSPHDKSDKIDEGENADSEYIDDYNEDDDIDDDLEEDDDDDDDDDDDVMTHCPDYCKCVGQYVAAVTATCTKLVEQQSFGPSIASLRFENTGEIRLGPHALKSRGLQQLENIKITDTRIVDLDRTAFDGISFLFAVNLTRNALQDIHPHTFQNNSQLSLLTISGNPLKHSQYFKGTKHYLFDAPTVTELVFSNNGVPKLPRTAFQKMQSLAYINLSGNRLKEIEKTLFDPLNALLDLNLSNNLLNEIPVELFDNNGLETLRVSGNNLSTLAIIRASKLTTLEAARNKIKVIAKDDLSGVPLLDQLVVSSNGMKRIHQHAFMNLDQLIYLDVSDNKLTSWTEHHLRTNPRLQILLMNNNPDLGSLPVFKTTGLEYDTYSTYRLECSNCGLERLEPQTFDEMPALTKLNLSKNRLTSLPNGLFKLLTSLRELDLSENLVETLDANMFRGAISLMKINLSGNPLVTLQVTPFLLTPSLNKLDVSRCELERVWSEARVPLESLRFLSVRGNLLRRITLEELKAMPKLSALDLSHNPLDCDEDFNMAVQWLTDHGITPTEIRTHSTYGDNMDYSDSEGITQWKDLAKIVCDGVEDGPPSRTIPTPIKSKVIFPRLLDDAENTNSLLSGDLEDNEDLKTFDHFTQSDDADRAWEENQYTEYGDYVIESSSYRPWYSNALWPILTVIVVTLVILLLITHVAITVAKRRGRSPVIRPPMILRQGLVDNKNCGLVYKPLQEEIATPHMPKRGSFYSSSTFHYDKIVPESV
- the LOC127064573 gene encoding uncharacterized protein LOC127064573 isoform X4 yields the protein MKIPAALLLTVLCLFLSTTRTSAALASNSNLPNQLLREDSFAPSESYKVKYDTSTAFPDGEVQKIISSEYVKSFEDPKKVLLQEIHTLDEDANDRRVNVTVPPNAQVKPKKATSSLTKAVDVSAKEKINDKKVLEAEDMEYVGNYNGQSPHDKSDKIDEGENADSEYIDDYNEDDDIDDDLEEDDDDDDDDDDDVMTHCPDYCKCVGQYVAAVTATCTKLVEQQSFGPSIASLRFENTGEIRLGPHALKSRGLQQLENIKITDTRIVDLDRTAFDGISFLFAVNLTRNALQDIHPHTFQNNSQLSLLTISGNPLKHSQYFKGTKHYLFDAPTVTELVFSNNGVPKLPRTAFQKMQSLAYINLSGNRLKEIEKTLFDPLNALLDLNLSNNLLNEIPVELFDNNGLETLRVSGNNLSTLAIIRASKLTTLEAARNKIKVIAKDDLSGVPLLDQLVVSSNGMKRIHQHAFMNLDQLIYLDVSDNKLTSWTEHHLRTNPRLQILLMNNNPDLGSLPVFKTTGLEYDTYSTYRLECSNCGLERLEPQTFDEMPALTKLNLSKNRLTSLPNGLFKLLTSLRELDLSENLVETLDANMFRGAISLMKINLSGNPLVTLQVTPFLLTPSLNKLDVSRCELERVWSEARVPLESLRFLSVRGNLLRRITLEELKAMPKLSALDLSHNPLDCDEDFNMAVQWLTDHGITPTEIRTHSTYGDNMDYSDSEGITQWKDLAKIVCDGVEDGPPSRTIPTPIKSKVIFPRLLDDAENTNSLLSGDLEDNEDLKTFDHFTQSDDADRAWEENQYTEYGDYVIESSSYRPWYSNALWPILTVIVVTLVILLLITHVAITVAKRRGRSPVIRPPMILRQGLVDNKNCGLVYKPLQEEIATPHMPKRGSFYSSSTFHYDKIVPESV